The Candidatus Obscuribacterales bacterium genome contains the following window.
ATAAAAGGCTTGCTGAACAAACCAAATTCCCAGAAAAATAAAGGCAGGAATGCGCACGGTGGTGATAAAAATCCCGAGGGGGATTAAGGTGAGGATTCTCACCTTAGGGTACCGAATAATATATGCACCCATGACCCCCGCGATCGCTCCACTTGCCCCTAGGGATGGAATGTCTGATAGGGGCGCAAAGTACCACTGGGCTAGCGACGCCAAGACGCCACAGGCTAGGTAAAAGACCAAGAACCGCACGCGTCCAAGCTGTTCTTCTAAATTATTGCCAAAAATCCACAGATACAGCATGTTGCCGCCCACGTGGGCCAGGCCAGCGTGCATAAATTGGGACGTAATCAGCGTAAACCATTCAGCAGCTTTTTCGCCAGCAAAACCGCTGGGATAGTGAAAGCTGCGGGTTAACTCAGCAGGCACAACGGCCCAGGTTCTAAAGAAGGCTTCGAGGTCTTGAGGAGAGAGAGTAATCTCGTACAAAAATACGAGGATGTTGATAGCAATAATTGCATAGGTAAGATAGGGAGTAATGCGAACGGGGTTATCGTCTTTTAGAGGTACCACGGGGTTGCCTTACGTAGGGGACAAAAATGGAACGACCCCCAGCTT
Protein-coding sequences here:
- a CDS encoding rhomboid family intramembrane serine protease codes for the protein MVPLKDDNPVRITPYLTYAIIAINILVFLYEITLSPQDLEAFFRTWAVVPAELTRSFHYPSGFAGEKAAEWFTLITSQFMHAGLAHVGGNMLYLWIFGNNLEEQLGRVRFLVFYLACGVLASLAQWYFAPLSDIPSLGASGAIAGVMGAYIIRYPKVRILTLIPLGIFITTVRIPAFIFLGIWFVQQAFYGVASLDVTTNVGMESGGIAYWAHAGGFVFGAILGPLLGLFNSRPRF